The sequence CTCGGGCCCACGGTGGCCGCGATACCCGGCGACGTCACCGACGACCGCGACGTCCAGACCGCGATCGACGCGGCCCAGGCCCTGGGAACCCTGGCGGTCGTGGTCAACGTCGCGGGCGGCGGCACCCGGCCGGCCCGCACCGTCGGGCGCGGCGGCGAGCCGCACGACATGGAGACGTTCGTCGCGACGATGGCGAAGAACGCCTTCGGCACCTTCAACGTGACCCGGCTGGCCGCCGCCGCGATGTCGGCGAACACTCCCGACGAGGACGGTCAGCGCGGGGTGGTGGTGAACACGGGGTCGCTCGCCGGGCTGGAGGGACAGGCCGGGCAGGTGGCGTACGCCGCGGCGAAGGCGGCCATCCTGGGCATGACGCTGCCGCTCGCCCGTGACCTCGCGCCGCTGGGAATCCGGGTGTGCGCGATCGCGC is a genomic window of Pseudofrankia inefficax containing:
- a CDS encoding SDR family NAD(P)-dependent oxidoreductase, giving the protein MKIAESSAIVTGGAGGLGAATVRHLVGLGVGVAVFDRDEERTTALAAELGPTVAAIPGDVTDDRDVQTAIDAAQALGTLAVVVNVAGGGTRPARTVGRGGEPHDMETFVATMAKNAFGTFNVTRLAAAAMSANTPDEDGQRGVVVNTGSLAGLEGQAGQVAYAAAKAAILGMTLPLARDLAPLGIRVCAIAPGTMGTELMLSASQQLKDKLLSTVVFPHRMGHPAEFALLVEMIVRNSYLNGENIRIDGGQRFPAK